From a region of the Microcoleus sp. AS-A8 genome:
- a CDS encoding EAL domain-containing protein, with protein sequence MAQDITEQKRLLEELKREKEDLSALITVTTNGISTLHLEELLDVLLQRIVQVMRADAAVILLKKDNQLYVGSSLGIDAESRLSNIIPIGEGFAGTIAATRQPLYIEDAQTDSRLIALKPGNIRSILGVPLQHQGELVGVLHVDWKSIHPQSDCPRGTAQGDRELHLLEITAERCTMAILNAQLYEHTKQLQERLQLQINHMPIACIMSDHQLCVTDWNASAEKIFGFSKQEALGQKLCELIAPVAVRPHLETSFRQLVAGEKTVHSVNESLTQDGRIIICEWYHTPLKEADGTVVAMLSMAQDITERKQTEAQLWRYAYYDAVTGLPNRALFSERLEQRIEAAKQDKADLFAVLLLKLEHFEMVKYSLGHNVADQLMIATARRLEAYLQPSATLARVGPDEFAILLAELQNNDEATERADGIHRLLILPFDLQGREVFSTSSIGIALGGTDEFKCITSEPELLPNSSPEIPHPSSSSQELNCSDRPEDFLRAADTARHHAKVQAHVSHAVFNPAMHEQAVARFQLETDLRRAIERQPFQVHYQPIVSLEMGKITGFEALVRWIHPTRGMVSPMEFIPLAEETGLISFIDWWVLREACTQLRIWQQLFGEDSASLTMSVNFSGLHLVQLGLLERIDHVLRETGVEGCNLKLEITESGLLKNATSGTEILQQLKTLGVKLSIDDFGTGYSSLARLHQLPIDTLKIDRSFVSRMGHEGESLEIIRAIMMLAHSLEMDVIAEGVETPEQLSRLRALNCEYAQGYFFSRPVDSKQAEELLAAQLQW encoded by the coding sequence ATGGCGCAGGACATCACCGAACAGAAACGGCTTCTTGAAGAACTTAAACGAGAAAAAGAAGATTTATCCGCACTCATTACCGTCACAACCAATGGCATTAGCACGTTGCATTTAGAAGAACTATTGGACGTGCTACTTCAGCGCATTGTGCAAGTGATGCGTGCCGATGCTGCCGTCATTCTTTTGAAAAAAGATAACCAGCTTTATGTCGGCTCCAGTCTAGGGATAGATGCAGAATCTCGCTTAAGTAATATTATCCCCATTGGGGAAGGTTTTGCGGGTACAATCGCAGCCACAAGGCAGCCGCTTTACATTGAAGATGCTCAAACCGACTCGCGCCTGATTGCCCTCAAACCCGGTAACATTCGTTCTATTCTGGGTGTCCCACTGCAACACCAGGGCGAATTAGTGGGTGTCCTGCATGTGGATTGGAAGAGTATTCATCCCCAAAGCGATTGCCCAAGGGGCACCGCCCAAGGCGATCGCGAACTTCACCTGTTGGAAATTACCGCCGAACGCTGTACGATGGCAATTCTCAACGCCCAGTTGTACGAACACACCAAACAGCTGCAAGAACGCCTTCAGCTCCAAATTAACCATATGCCGATCGCCTGTATTATGAGCGATCACCAATTGTGCGTCACGGACTGGAATGCCTCGGCTGAAAAAATCTTTGGCTTTAGCAAACAAGAGGCACTGGGGCAAAAATTGTGTGAGTTAATCGCTCCTGTAGCCGTTCGTCCGCACCTAGAAACGAGTTTTCGACAACTGGTGGCGGGGGAGAAGACGGTACACAGTGTCAACGAAAGCTTAACCCAAGATGGACGTATCATCATCTGTGAATGGTATCACACGCCCCTCAAAGAAGCCGATGGCACGGTCGTTGCTATGCTTTCCATGGCGCAAGACATCACGGAGCGCAAGCAAACCGAAGCACAATTGTGGCGCTATGCCTATTACGACGCGGTCACCGGTTTGCCCAACCGGGCTTTATTCTCAGAACGTTTAGAACAGCGAATCGAAGCGGCAAAACAGGATAAGGCTGATTTATTTGCAGTTCTGCTGCTCAAGCTAGAACACTTTGAGATGGTCAAGTATAGCCTGGGGCACAACGTGGCAGATCAATTAATGATTGCCACGGCTCGACGACTAGAGGCGTACCTACAACCGAGCGCCACATTGGCACGAGTGGGGCCAGATGAGTTTGCCATTCTCCTGGCGGAACTGCAAAATAATGATGAAGCCACGGAGCGAGCCGATGGCATTCACCGACTTTTGATCTTACCGTTCGACCTCCAGGGACGTGAGGTATTTTCTACCTCCAGCATTGGAATTGCTTTGGGTGGGACAGATGAATTCAAATGTATCACTTCTGAGCCGGAGCTTTTGCCCAACTCATCCCCAGAAATTCCCCATCCATCTTCATCGTCTCAGGAACTCAACTGTTCTGATCGACCCGAAGATTTTTTACGGGCGGCTGATACAGCAAGGCATCATGCCAAAGTTCAGGCACATGTGAGTCATGCTGTCTTTAATCCTGCCATGCACGAACAAGCTGTGGCACGCTTTCAGTTAGAAACAGACTTACGACGAGCGATCGAACGCCAGCCGTTTCAGGTGCACTATCAGCCCATCGTCTCTTTAGAGATGGGTAAAATAACGGGTTTTGAAGCCCTAGTGCGTTGGATTCATCCCACACGAGGCATGGTGTCACCCATGGAGTTTATTCCCCTAGCTGAAGAAACAGGATTAATCAGCTTTATCGATTGGTGGGTACTGCGAGAAGCTTGCACTCAGTTAAGGATTTGGCAACAGCTATTTGGTGAAGATTCAGCATCTTTAACGATGAGCGTAAATTTTTCTGGCTTGCACCTAGTGCAGTTGGGTTTATTGGAACGCATTGATCACGTTTTGCGAGAAACGGGTGTCGAAGGATGTAATTTGAAGTTAGAGATTACGGAAAGTGGTTTACTCAAAAACGCCACCTCTGGAACTGAAATTTTACAGCAGCTCAAAACCCTGGGAGTGAAACTCTCCATTGATGACTTTGGTACTGGCTATTCGTCTTTAGCACGTTTGCATCAGTTACCCATTGATACGTTAAAGATTGACCGTTCTTTTGTTAGTCGCATGGGTCATGAGGGAGAGAGTTTAGAAATTATCCGAGCCATTATGATGTTGGCTCATAGTTTAGAAATGGATGTGATTGCTGAAGGTGTGGAAACGCCAGAGCAGCTATCACGGTTGCGAGCGCTTAATTGTGAGTATGCACAAGGCTATTTCTTCTCTCGACCGGTGGATAGTAAGCAAGCTGAAGAGTTGTTAGCTGCTCAGTTACAGTGGTGA